A window of Corallococcus macrosporus DSM 14697 contains these coding sequences:
- a CDS encoding methyl-accepting chemotaxis protein, giving the protein MTHSLAARLTVALSLVILCLSTLSVALTGVSLRTWSHETLTSRLAQDEAAWSRVLSQESRALTALARVAAAESPLPAALASGAVAEQLEPALRAKQSLLGVELLGAVDLAAGLRAGTPGGALAGVERLLKQQGAQVVLVGNVPHLAVAQPLTHEGRAVGHLVLGRILGEQELQALRDERGVEGLLTVGETSVAHALGAVPPDALLAALAGKGRPDMVKVNGVSLRLRRVELGPGVELLLTRDGGKEAEQFRESMLLVVLLGVIVTVAAGAAIFLLVRRMMEPLRELTRATARMVSEADFRGGLEVRSKDEIGQLASSFSELMSQLRELLMALRHSAEQLETASTQLTESASVQNEAVSQQAVALHETQMAAQQLQEASRAAARRVEVILREADKASGFGEAGEAAVSGSVGGLTHIRSHVEQIGRTVAELNQRTRQVGDITRTVKDLADQSNVLALNASIEAARSGDSGRSFSVVARQMRSLADQSAGATTRVQSILGDIGRAISQAVSTSEGGAREVEGGLEQVRAAGESLRSLAGIIQNNGKTVRSIAEAVSQQDAGIAELFAALSSMADLADQIVDRMAASEQSAIQLSAASAELSAIVGRYRL; this is encoded by the coding sequence ATGACGCACAGCCTTGCCGCGCGCCTGACCGTCGCACTTTCCCTTGTCATCCTCTGCCTCTCCACGCTGAGCGTCGCGCTCACGGGCGTGTCGCTGCGGACGTGGTCGCACGAGACGCTCACGTCGCGACTGGCGCAGGACGAAGCCGCGTGGAGCCGCGTCCTGTCCCAGGAGTCGCGGGCGTTGACGGCCCTGGCGCGCGTCGCCGCGGCGGAGTCTCCCCTTCCAGCCGCGCTGGCGAGCGGCGCCGTCGCCGAGCAGCTCGAGCCCGCGCTGCGCGCGAAGCAGTCGCTGCTGGGCGTGGAGCTGCTCGGCGCCGTGGACCTCGCCGCGGGCTTGCGCGCGGGCACGCCGGGTGGCGCGTTGGCGGGGGTGGAGCGCCTGCTGAAGCAGCAGGGCGCGCAGGTCGTCCTGGTGGGCAACGTGCCGCATCTGGCCGTGGCGCAGCCGCTGACGCATGAGGGCCGCGCCGTGGGGCACCTGGTGCTGGGGCGGATTCTGGGTGAGCAGGAGCTCCAGGCGCTGCGCGACGAGCGCGGCGTGGAGGGGCTGCTGACCGTGGGGGAGACGTCGGTGGCGCACGCGCTGGGCGCCGTGCCGCCCGATGCCCTGCTCGCGGCGCTGGCGGGGAAGGGGCGGCCGGACATGGTGAAGGTGAACGGCGTGTCGCTGCGGCTGCGCCGGGTGGAGCTGGGGCCGGGCGTGGAGCTGCTGCTCACGCGGGACGGCGGGAAGGAAGCGGAGCAGTTCCGCGAGTCGATGCTGCTCGTGGTGCTGCTGGGCGTGATTGTCACGGTGGCGGCGGGGGCGGCCATCTTCCTGCTGGTGCGGCGGATGATGGAGCCGCTGCGCGAGCTGACCCGCGCCACCGCGCGCATGGTGTCGGAAGCGGACTTCCGGGGCGGGCTGGAGGTGCGCTCGAAGGACGAGATTGGCCAGTTGGCCAGCTCGTTCTCGGAGCTGATGTCGCAGCTCCGCGAGCTGTTGATGGCGCTGCGCCATTCGGCCGAGCAGCTCGAGACGGCGTCCACGCAGCTCACGGAGTCCGCGTCGGTGCAGAACGAGGCGGTGTCGCAGCAGGCGGTGGCGCTGCACGAGACGCAGATGGCGGCGCAGCAGCTCCAGGAGGCCTCACGCGCGGCGGCGCGGCGCGTGGAGGTCATCCTGCGCGAGGCGGACAAGGCCAGCGGCTTTGGCGAGGCGGGCGAGGCGGCGGTGTCCGGCAGCGTGGGCGGGCTCACGCACATCCGGTCGCACGTGGAGCAGATTGGCCGCACCGTCGCGGAGCTGAATCAGCGCACGCGGCAGGTGGGCGACATCACCCGGACGGTGAAGGACCTGGCGGACCAGTCCAACGTGCTGGCGCTCAACGCGTCCATTGAAGCGGCGCGCAGCGGGGACTCGGGGCGCTCCTTCTCCGTGGTGGCGCGGCAGATGCGCTCGCTGGCGGACCAGTCCGCGGGCGCGACGACACGCGTGCAGTCCATCCTGGGCGACATCGGCCGTGCCATCTCGCAGGCGGTGAGCACCAGCGAGGGCGGCGCGCGCGAGGTGGAAGGTGGCCTGGAGCAGGTGCGCGCGGCGGGTGAGAGCCTGCGCTCGCTGGCGGGCATCATCCAGAACAACGGCAAGACGGTGCGCAGCATCGCGGAGGCCGTGAGCCAGCAGGACGCCGGCATCGCGGAGCTCTTCGCCGCGCTCAGCTCCATGGCCGACCTGGCGGACCAGATTGTGGACCGCATGGCCGCGAGCGAGCAGTCCGCCATCCAGCTCTCCGCGGCCTCCGCCGAGCTGAGCGCCATCGTCGGGCGCTATCGCCTCTAA
- a CDS encoding PQQ-binding-like beta-propeller repeat protein, with protein sequence MSGLRSMVLGACLWVGCASSVEDSAGPMAGTPADVTQTPAPGGETPAPQVPATDSRVPPPETSAACSGPDGTARLAWSHDAAWNRTVDFRGLMDADGNTYWTECESSYWVDKDPSLLACQLVSVTPEGTERYRRDLPPPGAWAAHTVEGDQLFVTGRLALLSARDIATGQERWSVSLGAVKDEDPAAHHALRIESLVRSPPYLVALVHDTFGDVGAEDLLVAVRADTGAVAWKVPVPPVHAPLVVDAEGNVYGGASDVLAQRTALFSYTVDGQLRWRTERTGVVEPTAVDGGTLLLGRSELVDAATGASLATLATASAESFYYSLGRSSSPFGRAALQAGELLVLPDMRCATDGCPTTAHPGGTFLYGLDPESGAVRWHRAVGTWPTAPLLTQRGALLLVDRPVNEPCGEYGCTGDDAAIGSFLRELGPDGRELSACALTGKAPYITPPALHRGRVVLGAWTNWDASNDWTQRMSIRAFDLTTPDEPASGGWVSAGGGNARSGQTKPTGGAAQARAAGR encoded by the coding sequence GTGAGTGGACTGCGAAGCATGGTGCTGGGCGCGTGTCTGTGGGTGGGCTGTGCCTCCTCGGTGGAGGACAGCGCGGGGCCCATGGCCGGGACACCCGCGGATGTGACGCAGACGCCCGCGCCTGGAGGTGAGACACCCGCGCCCCAGGTGCCCGCGACAGACTCGCGGGTGCCACCTCCGGAGACGTCCGCGGCCTGCTCCGGGCCGGACGGCACGGCGAGGCTCGCGTGGAGCCATGACGCGGCGTGGAACCGCACGGTGGACTTCCGCGGGCTGATGGACGCGGACGGGAACACCTACTGGACGGAGTGCGAGAGCAGCTATTGGGTGGACAAGGACCCGAGCCTGCTCGCGTGCCAGCTCGTCTCCGTCACGCCGGAGGGCACCGAGCGCTACCGGCGCGACCTTCCGCCCCCGGGCGCCTGGGCCGCCCACACCGTGGAGGGGGACCAGCTCTTCGTGACGGGCCGGCTCGCCCTGCTCTCCGCGCGGGACATCGCCACCGGCCAGGAGCGCTGGAGCGTCTCTCTGGGCGCCGTGAAGGACGAGGACCCGGCGGCGCACCACGCGCTGCGCATCGAGTCGCTCGTGCGCAGCCCGCCCTACCTCGTGGCGCTGGTGCATGACACGTTCGGAGACGTGGGCGCCGAGGACCTGCTGGTCGCGGTGCGCGCGGACACGGGCGCGGTGGCGTGGAAGGTGCCCGTCCCGCCCGTCCACGCGCCGCTCGTGGTGGACGCGGAGGGCAACGTCTACGGGGGCGCCTCCGACGTCCTGGCGCAGCGGACAGCGCTCTTCTCGTACACGGTGGATGGGCAGCTCCGCTGGAGGACGGAGCGGACGGGCGTGGTGGAGCCCACGGCCGTGGACGGCGGGACGCTGCTCCTGGGCCGCTCCGAGCTGGTGGACGCGGCCACGGGCGCGTCGCTCGCCACGCTGGCCACCGCCTCCGCCGAGTCCTTCTATTACTCGCTGGGCCGCTCCAGCTCGCCCTTCGGCCGCGCGGCGCTGCAGGCCGGCGAGCTGCTGGTGCTGCCGGACATGCGGTGCGCCACGGACGGCTGCCCCACCACGGCACATCCAGGGGGCACCTTCCTCTATGGGCTGGACCCCGAGAGCGGCGCGGTGCGCTGGCACCGGGCGGTGGGCACCTGGCCGACGGCGCCGCTGCTCACCCAGCGCGGCGCCCTGCTGTTGGTGGACCGGCCCGTGAATGAGCCGTGTGGCGAGTACGGCTGCACCGGCGATGACGCCGCCATCGGTTCGTTCCTGCGGGAGCTGGGGCCAGATGGACGCGAGCTGTCGGCGTGCGCGCTGACGGGCAAGGCGCCATACATCACCCCGCCCGCGCTGCACCGGGGCCGCGTGGTGCTGGGGGCGTGGACCAACTGGGATGCCAGCAACGACTGGACGCAGCGCATGAGCATCCGCGCCTTCGACCTGACAACGCCCGATGAGCCGGCCTCCGGCGGGTGGGTGAGCGCGGGCGGCGGCAACGCCCGCTCGGGCCAGACGAAGCCCACCGGCGGGGCGGCGCAGGCGCGGGCGGCGGGCCGGTAG
- a CDS encoding SDR family NAD(P)-dependent oxidoreductase: MTTTSKTVVVTGASRGIGRAVALAFAKEGHDVWALARSKESLESLRQEGGERIRPHAVDVADEAALVAASQRILAEGPPRALVNNAGITVSAPLTKTRTEDLARVMAVNVTAPFLLCRELMPAMAQAGGGRVINIGSMAAVRGVKYTSAYCASKHALLGLTRALAVEYAKKQVTVNIVNPGWVETDMFAGATSAISASTGRSVEQARDALASMNAMGRIITPEEVAALCLFLASDAAGGITGTAYAIDGGEPG, translated from the coding sequence ATGACGACGACTTCCAAGACGGTGGTGGTAACGGGCGCGAGCCGGGGCATTGGCCGCGCCGTGGCGCTGGCCTTCGCGAAGGAGGGCCATGACGTGTGGGCCCTGGCGCGCTCGAAGGAGTCGCTGGAGTCGCTCCGCCAGGAGGGCGGCGAGCGCATCCGGCCGCACGCGGTGGACGTGGCGGACGAAGCCGCGCTCGTCGCCGCCAGCCAGCGCATCCTCGCCGAGGGGCCTCCGCGCGCGCTCGTGAACAACGCGGGCATCACCGTCTCCGCGCCCCTGACGAAGACGCGCACCGAGGACCTGGCCCGCGTCATGGCCGTCAACGTGACGGCGCCCTTCCTCCTGTGCCGCGAGCTGATGCCCGCCATGGCCCAGGCCGGCGGCGGCCGCGTCATCAACATCGGCTCCATGGCGGCGGTGCGCGGCGTGAAGTACACGTCCGCGTATTGCGCGTCCAAGCACGCGCTGCTCGGCCTCACGCGCGCGCTCGCGGTGGAGTACGCGAAGAAGCAGGTGACGGTGAACATCGTGAACCCGGGCTGGGTGGAGACGGACATGTTCGCCGGGGCGACGTCGGCCATCAGCGCGTCCACGGGCCGCAGCGTGGAGCAGGCGCGTGACGCCCTGGCCTCCATGAACGCCATGGGCCGCATCATCACCCCCGAGGAGGTGGCCGCCCTGTGCCTCTTCCTCGCGTCGGACGCGGCGGGCGGCATCACCGGCACGGCGTACGCCATCGACGGCGGCGAGCCAGGCTGA
- a CDS encoding sterol desaturase family protein, with translation MVQGFLKLLPVVFVVSGGLKAVILWAGWKLTHLKSAARLRVYRRAFGKGQLRSEVRAALIVIGCDALLISAFRAFHDERFAPFRWTATLLTFAWMFVMFEAWFYVTHRLMHTRALYWIHAQHHVAQVTNPITSLSFSVAERVVLLGGAFMLVTVAGHFMPITQAGLVLYILTNYSLNVLAHGNTEWVPERFVSSWAGRLFFTTTFHAMHHARYQGHYGLFTPMLDRWLGTAFADYPQVHARARAGQGLERLGERIRLDAPSPTVSAPAPGGLGTS, from the coding sequence GTGGTGCAGGGATTCCTGAAGCTGCTTCCCGTCGTGTTCGTCGTCTCCGGCGGGCTCAAGGCGGTCATCCTGTGGGCCGGCTGGAAGCTGACGCACCTGAAGTCCGCCGCGCGGCTGCGCGTGTACCGGCGCGCGTTCGGCAAGGGACAGCTTCGCAGCGAGGTGCGCGCCGCCCTCATCGTCATCGGGTGCGACGCGCTGCTCATCAGCGCGTTCCGGGCCTTCCACGACGAGCGCTTCGCGCCCTTCCGTTGGACGGCGACGCTGCTGACGTTCGCGTGGATGTTCGTGATGTTCGAGGCGTGGTTCTACGTCACGCACCGGCTGATGCACACGCGCGCGTTGTACTGGATTCACGCCCAGCACCACGTGGCGCAGGTGACGAACCCCATCACCTCGCTGTCCTTCTCCGTCGCGGAGCGGGTCGTCCTGCTGGGCGGCGCCTTCATGCTCGTCACCGTGGCCGGGCACTTCATGCCCATCACCCAGGCGGGCCTGGTCCTCTACATCCTCACCAACTACTCGCTGAACGTGCTGGCCCACGGCAACACGGAGTGGGTGCCCGAACGCTTCGTGTCCTCGTGGGCCGGGCGCCTCTTCTTCACCACCACCTTCCACGCCATGCACCACGCCCGCTACCAGGGGCACTACGGGCTCTTCACCCCGATGCTGGACCGCTGGCTCGGCACCGCGTTCGCGGACTACCCCCAGGTCCACGCCCGCGCACGCGCGGGACAGGGCCTGGAGCGCCTGGGCGAGCGCATCCGCCTCGACGCACCCTCGCCCACGGTCTCCGCGCCGGCGCCAGGAGGACTGGGCACGTCTTGA
- a CDS encoding DUF2058 family protein, producing the protein MQNLRDKLLKAGLVTEDQAKKVETKASQAEARRSGPQEGGRSGGNRPPPRRDDNRTQGGPPRAEGGGRPGGPRDAGRREGGGRPGGFGGAPRHGGGPQQGRPAAAPERAIPKLPPMPGSKAYQRAESKRQVELDRALRELVLGSQVPVEAGETAFYFMTRKGKLRRLELSPAQAKQLEEGELGVVERPEPAQIEHSLVPAAAAEQMFALSKKSVRFLNRKDNPVGFMNDEELKAQQAAEAAGTAPELPDEPEGEGEAPASEPPAEGEASTTEPTPAHGDEPQNG; encoded by the coding sequence ATGCAGAACCTGCGCGACAAGCTATTGAAGGCGGGCCTCGTCACCGAGGACCAGGCCAAGAAGGTGGAGACGAAGGCCAGCCAGGCGGAAGCCCGGCGCTCTGGCCCTCAGGAGGGCGGCCGTTCAGGCGGCAACCGTCCTCCCCCCCGCCGTGACGACAACCGGACACAAGGGGGCCCGCCCCGAGCCGAGGGCGGCGGCCGTCCCGGGGGCCCCCGTGACGCGGGCCGTCGGGAGGGCGGTGGCCGTCCCGGTGGCTTCGGCGGTGCGCCCCGGCACGGCGGAGGCCCCCAGCAGGGGCGCCCGGCCGCCGCTCCGGAGCGGGCCATCCCGAAGCTGCCCCCCATGCCAGGCTCCAAGGCCTACCAGCGCGCCGAGTCCAAGCGCCAGGTGGAGCTGGACCGGGCCCTGCGCGAGCTGGTGCTCGGCTCCCAGGTGCCGGTCGAGGCGGGCGAGACGGCGTTCTACTTCATGACCCGCAAGGGCAAGCTGCGCCGGCTGGAGCTGAGCCCGGCGCAGGCGAAGCAGCTCGAGGAGGGCGAGCTCGGCGTGGTGGAGCGGCCCGAGCCCGCGCAAATCGAGCACTCGCTGGTGCCCGCGGCGGCGGCGGAGCAGATGTTCGCGCTGTCGAAGAAGTCGGTGCGCTTCCTCAACCGCAAGGACAACCCCGTCGGCTTCATGAACGACGAGGAGCTCAAGGCGCAGCAGGCCGCCGAGGCCGCGGGCACCGCGCCCGAGCTGCCCGACGAGCCCGAGGGCGAGGGCGAGGCCCCCGCGTCCGAGCCGCCCGCCGAGGGCGAGGCCTCCACCACGGAGCCGACGCCGGCCCACGGCGACGAGCCCCAGAACGGCTGA
- a CDS encoding peptidase M3 has translation MDRPLHSVRTRLDDFLAELATVHYRQGAGLALEVQPSQLLASFPELSSPDTFAAANEALAKARAKDDPLLVRRIQRVRELVASHVEDALAARHVDAIATLEAQAKLTVDDQAYAFGEALGRIPHEPARGRRALLERATGEFLWQHRTRYGDRREAALHAAEQLGAKDYPTLRQDVTGIDFAKLAESASTMLARTEDAYRDVLAYVLKKVDPLLRPLPGGEARRHDLQAALQAPWMDGFFRREDAFPAVVRWLGEWGLTPNAGGRIRIDDEARPGKSPRPFVAVVRVPDDIRLVLQPRGGLDGLASLLHELGHAQHRAHVSDTLPVELRRLGDAAVTEAHAAVFERLLLSPDWLKRYLGLPTMAAKDAARLAAFQALTLLRRHAAKLSYELSLTRRGASADRADEYADGQRHALFVEPHPGFFLHDVDPQLYVAHYLRSWALETQLTARLTERFNEDYWRNPAAAAWLKGLYARGGSDDAEGLATETSGTPLALPEAGERLVAILNR, from the coding sequence ATGGACCGTCCCCTGCACTCCGTCCGTACGCGGCTGGACGACTTCCTCGCCGAGCTCGCCACGGTGCACTACCGGCAAGGCGCCGGGCTCGCGCTGGAGGTTCAGCCCTCCCAACTCCTCGCCTCCTTCCCCGAGCTGTCGTCTCCGGACACCTTCGCCGCCGCCAACGAGGCGCTCGCCAAGGCCCGCGCCAAGGACGACCCACTCCTCGTCCGCCGCATCCAGCGGGTGCGTGAGCTGGTGGCCTCGCACGTCGAGGACGCGCTCGCCGCCCGCCACGTGGACGCCATCGCCACGCTGGAGGCCCAGGCGAAGCTGACGGTGGATGACCAGGCGTACGCCTTCGGCGAGGCGCTGGGCCGCATCCCCCACGAGCCCGCTCGCGGCCGCCGCGCCCTGCTGGAGCGCGCCACCGGCGAGTTCCTCTGGCAGCACCGCACCCGCTACGGCGACCGCCGCGAAGCGGCCCTGCACGCCGCGGAGCAACTGGGCGCGAAGGACTACCCCACGCTGCGCCAGGACGTCACCGGCATCGACTTCGCGAAGCTGGCCGAGTCCGCCTCGACGATGCTCGCGCGCACGGAGGACGCCTACCGCGACGTGCTCGCCTACGTCCTCAAGAAGGTGGACCCGCTGCTGCGCCCGCTGCCCGGCGGAGAGGCCCGCCGCCACGACTTGCAGGCCGCGCTCCAGGCGCCGTGGATGGACGGCTTCTTCCGGCGCGAGGACGCCTTCCCCGCCGTGGTGCGCTGGCTGGGTGAGTGGGGCCTGACGCCCAACGCCGGGGGCCGCATCCGCATCGACGATGAGGCGCGGCCCGGCAAGTCACCGCGCCCCTTCGTCGCCGTGGTGCGCGTGCCGGACGACATCCGCCTGGTGCTCCAGCCCCGCGGCGGCCTGGACGGCCTGGCCAGCCTCCTCCACGAGCTGGGCCACGCGCAGCACCGCGCCCACGTCTCCGACACGCTGCCCGTGGAGCTGCGCCGGCTGGGGGACGCCGCCGTGACGGAGGCCCACGCCGCCGTCTTCGAGCGGCTGCTGCTGTCGCCCGACTGGCTCAAGCGCTACCTGGGCCTGCCCACCATGGCCGCGAAGGACGCGGCGCGGCTGGCCGCATTCCAGGCCCTCACGCTGCTGCGGCGTCACGCGGCGAAGCTGTCCTACGAGCTGTCCCTGACGCGACGGGGCGCCTCCGCCGACCGCGCGGACGAATACGCCGACGGGCAGCGCCATGCGCTCTTCGTCGAGCCGCACCCCGGCTTCTTCCTCCACGACGTGGACCCGCAGCTCTACGTGGCGCACTACCTGCGGTCCTGGGCCCTGGAGACCCAGCTCACCGCGCGCCTCACGGAGCGGTTCAACGAGGACTATTGGAGGAACCCCGCGGCCGCCGCCTGGTTGAAGGGGCTGTACGCGCGTGGGGGCAGTGACGACGCGGAAGGACTGGCCACGGAGACGTCGGGCACGCCGTTGGCGTTGCCCGAGGCCGGGGAGCGCCTCGTGGCCATCCTCAACCGGTAG
- the ltrA gene encoding group II intron reverse transcriptase/maturase: protein MSRQEGSNPPGGPESTDKVRQLQRKLFVAAKRCRERRFHALYDRVHRSDVLWEAWQRVRRNKGAAGVDSVTLAAVEQYGAQRLVQELGEVLRAGTYKPPAVLRRFIPKADGKLRPLGIPTVQDRIVQMAVKLVLEPVFEADFLPSSYGFRPRRSAVQALERIREAVNAGCHHVLDADIRDYFGSIDHELLMERVERRVSDRRVLKLLRQWLSAGVVEEGRYSETVSGTPQGGVISPLLSNIYLHFFDSVWQRQCAQVGELVRYADDFVVLCKGREAAEEAERRVRIIFGRLKLQLHPEKTRRVELTEGKEGFDFLGCHLHKRMSGKLWQQRGVRRYYLQRWPSARSMKRVRARVKELTSRQRHGVKDVREIIGGLNPVLRGWGNYFRTGNAARKFNQLDSYVFRRLHQFMVKRRGRKLRAGQADAWNRAWFWERGLHRLHGTIRYPKPCMLHDNTLVKPYAGKPHVRFERRRVETGR, encoded by the coding sequence ATGAGCCGCCAAGAAGGCTCCAATCCCCCCGGTGGGCCAGAGTCCACCGACAAAGTTCGACAACTCCAGCGCAAGCTCTTCGTGGCAGCCAAGCGGTGCCGGGAGCGCCGTTTCCATGCGCTGTATGACCGAGTCCACCGGAGTGACGTCCTGTGGGAAGCATGGCAGCGGGTCCGACGCAACAAGGGCGCTGCCGGCGTGGATTCAGTCACGCTGGCGGCGGTGGAGCAGTACGGCGCACAGCGGCTGGTGCAGGAGCTGGGCGAGGTACTGCGAGCAGGAACCTACAAACCGCCCGCGGTGCTCAGGCGGTTCATTCCCAAGGCGGACGGGAAACTCAGGCCGCTGGGCATTCCGACGGTGCAGGACCGTATCGTGCAGATGGCGGTGAAGCTGGTGCTGGAGCCTGTCTTCGAGGCGGATTTTCTTCCGTCGTCGTATGGCTTCCGGCCACGTCGAAGCGCGGTGCAGGCCCTGGAGCGCATCCGGGAGGCAGTCAATGCCGGGTGTCACCACGTGCTCGACGCGGACATCCGCGACTACTTCGGCAGCATCGACCATGAGCTGCTGATGGAGCGGGTGGAGCGGCGGGTGTCGGACCGGAGGGTGCTCAAGCTGCTGAGGCAGTGGCTGAGTGCGGGAGTGGTGGAGGAGGGCCGGTACTCCGAGACGGTCTCGGGGACACCGCAGGGGGGAGTGATTTCCCCGCTGCTCTCCAACATCTACCTGCACTTCTTCGACAGCGTGTGGCAGCGGCAGTGCGCGCAGGTGGGCGAGCTGGTGCGCTACGCGGATGACTTCGTGGTGCTGTGCAAAGGCCGCGAAGCTGCCGAGGAGGCCGAACGAAGGGTGCGCATCATCTTCGGGAGGCTGAAGCTGCAACTGCACCCGGAGAAGACGCGGCGAGTGGAACTCACCGAGGGCAAGGAAGGCTTCGACTTTCTGGGCTGTCACCTGCACAAGCGCATGTCGGGCAAGCTGTGGCAGCAGCGGGGAGTGCGCCGCTACTACCTCCAGCGGTGGCCGTCAGCGCGGAGCATGAAGCGGGTGAGGGCTCGGGTGAAGGAGCTGACGAGCCGACAGCGGCACGGGGTGAAGGATGTCCGAGAAATCATCGGCGGCCTGAACCCGGTGTTGCGAGGATGGGGCAACTACTTCCGCACCGGGAACGCGGCCCGAAAGTTCAATCAACTCGACTCCTACGTCTTCCGGCGGCTGCACCAGTTCATGGTGAAACGCAGAGGCAGGAAGCTGCGGGCCGGCCAGGCGGACGCATGGAATCGAGCGTGGTTCTGGGAAAGAGGCCTGCACCGGTTGCATGGGACGATTCGCTACCCGAAACCGTGCATGCTGCACGACAACACTCTCGTTAAGCCGTATGCGGGAAAACCGCACGTACGGTTTGAAAGGAGGAGGGTGGAAACGGGCCGCTGA
- a CDS encoding RluA family pseudouridine synthase, translating to MKRRTFRVEGGLVGKVVAQAVATELGLPEARARGLVDVGAVYVAGKRSRDASARLAAGQVVTVVLEEGGQSPLAAPPPAPELPVLYEDADVIAVDKPAGVSAQPTEGRVGDSLVDLVGAKLGRAAGLVHRLDRETSGVTVFGKTAEATSALAAEFREGRARKRYVAATGPGLPPSGTVDLPLSKDPSRPGRWRATRAANGVPALTDFHTLFAGPAFCVVELLPRTGRTHQLRAHLTALGAPILGDARYGGAARAQGVEAARCLLHAQALELGHPRTGEALRIEAPVPEDLMRFFLAAGVEPPQGAIRGAGSGPG from the coding sequence ATGAAGCGCCGGACGTTCCGGGTGGAAGGCGGGCTGGTGGGGAAGGTCGTGGCCCAGGCGGTGGCCACGGAGCTGGGACTGCCAGAGGCCCGGGCGCGGGGCCTGGTGGACGTGGGCGCCGTGTACGTGGCGGGCAAGCGCAGCCGCGACGCGAGCGCGCGGCTGGCGGCGGGGCAGGTGGTGACGGTGGTGCTGGAGGAGGGCGGACAGAGCCCGCTGGCCGCGCCGCCTCCCGCGCCGGAGCTGCCCGTGCTGTACGAAGACGCGGACGTCATCGCGGTGGACAAACCGGCGGGCGTGTCCGCGCAGCCCACCGAGGGGCGCGTGGGGGACAGCCTGGTGGACCTGGTGGGCGCGAAGCTCGGCCGCGCGGCGGGGCTGGTGCACCGCCTGGACCGGGAGACCTCCGGGGTGACGGTGTTCGGGAAGACGGCGGAGGCCACGTCGGCGCTGGCGGCCGAGTTCCGCGAAGGGCGCGCGCGCAAGCGCTACGTCGCGGCCACGGGGCCGGGCCTGCCGCCGTCGGGGACGGTGGACCTGCCGCTGTCCAAGGACCCGTCCCGTCCCGGGCGCTGGCGGGCGACCCGCGCGGCCAACGGCGTTCCCGCGCTGACGGACTTCCACACGCTGTTCGCGGGGCCCGCGTTCTGCGTCGTCGAGCTGTTGCCGCGCACCGGCCGCACGCACCAGCTCCGCGCGCACCTGACGGCGCTGGGCGCCCCGATTCTGGGGGACGCGCGTTACGGCGGCGCGGCCAGGGCGCAAGGCGTGGAGGCCGCGCGGTGCCTGTTGCATGCCCAGGCCCTGGAGCTGGGACATCCGCGCACCGGCGAGGCGCTGCGCATCGAGGCGCCGGTGCCGGAGGACTTGATGCGCTTCTTCCTCGCCGCGGGCGTCGAGCCGCCCCAGGGGGCCATTCGCGGCGCGGGCTCCGGGCCGGGGTGA
- a CDS encoding glycosyltransferase, translated as MPVPAVTVLLPARNAEATVARAVRSLLTGTVRDIRVLTVDDGSTDGTRRVLTDLAASDARVEVLDGRGQGLVAALNLALGQATSPYVARMDADDEALPRRLEASLDALEAEPALAGVGTAVELFRDDQPVSPSLQAYATWLNGLTTAEQLDRERFIESPLCHPSVCLRRDAVIAAGGWRDGDFPEDYALWLELLDQGFALRNLPEVLLRWRDSDGRMTRTDPRYALKRFMWMKARYLTRGRGPLADGRPCTVWGAGPSGKLLTAFLHQEGARVRRYVEVHPRKVGTHIHGIPVISPQELGAPGDGHLLVCVGVRWARAEIREDLIGWGWVEGRDFTCAA; from the coding sequence ATGCCCGTTCCGGCTGTTACTGTCCTTCTCCCCGCTCGAAACGCCGAAGCCACCGTGGCGCGCGCCGTCCGCAGCCTCTTGACGGGCACCGTCCGCGACATCCGGGTGCTCACCGTGGATGATGGCTCCACCGACGGTACGCGTCGGGTGCTCACGGACCTCGCCGCGAGCGACGCCCGCGTGGAAGTCCTTGACGGCCGGGGACAGGGGTTGGTGGCGGCCTTGAACCTGGCGCTCGGCCAGGCGACCTCTCCCTATGTCGCCCGGATGGACGCGGACGACGAAGCCCTGCCCCGGCGGCTGGAGGCCAGCCTCGACGCGCTGGAGGCGGAACCCGCGCTGGCCGGCGTGGGCACCGCCGTGGAGCTGTTCCGCGATGACCAGCCCGTGAGCCCTTCGCTCCAGGCCTATGCGACCTGGCTCAACGGCCTGACCACCGCCGAGCAGCTCGACCGGGAGCGCTTCATCGAAAGCCCGCTGTGCCATCCCTCCGTCTGTCTCCGCCGCGACGCCGTCATCGCGGCGGGAGGCTGGCGGGACGGCGACTTCCCGGAGGACTACGCGCTGTGGCTGGAGCTGCTGGACCAGGGCTTCGCCCTGCGCAACCTCCCCGAAGTCCTGCTGCGCTGGCGCGACAGCGACGGCCGGATGACGCGCACCGACCCGCGCTACGCGCTCAAGCGCTTCATGTGGATGAAGGCGCGCTACCTGACGCGAGGCCGAGGCCCCCTCGCGGACGGGCGCCCCTGCACGGTGTGGGGCGCGGGCCCGAGCGGCAAGCTGCTGACGGCCTTCCTCCACCAGGAGGGCGCCCGCGTGCGGCGCTACGTGGAGGTCCACCCGCGCAAGGTGGGCACGCACATCCACGGCATCCCGGTCATCTCGCCCCAGGAGCTCGGCGCGCCGGGGGACGGACACCTGCTGGTCTGCGTGGGCGTGCGCTGGGCCCGCGCGGAGATTCGCGAGGACCTCATCGGCTGGGGCTGGGTGGAGGGCCGCGACTTCACCTGCGCGGCGTAG